A region from the Nocardia terpenica genome encodes:
- a CDS encoding serine hydrolase domain-containing protein, protein MMRRIATTVVVSLLAAGLTAVAPPATASPSCANPDSPAMFAAADPAALGFDTARLRDALDFGKAKGAWAVRIYRHGCLADRIDYDARAADKLPTPLASSSKGVLSLAVGRAITLGLFGLDDPIGRYFPEADAAHAALTIRQVLNQTTGLKFTWAGTGAGLATEQVQQVLHAPFVTAPGTTFDYAQAVLNILVETIERTSGQDFLDWVQPNLFTPLGIPRDYWVWLTDRSGKPSGAGGLAMRPDSDARLGQLMLQHGVWNGQRLIDADYLRQAVQPTAANGGYGFLFWLNAGDTYKTASVPEPKVFAHPMFPGTPRDLYSFVGALGQFITVVPSLDLVVVRTGIPRSIDPGNLQLSLAAESNPDNKELLRRITAAVTDAPPTPYDDPYRYGDTFGPVIGNLGDLIEWTDPALVAQLLLGYGPESIPGCGIIFCNNSNIAADALTLATHTFDQVGQAIAALPR, encoded by the coding sequence ATGATGCGGCGGATCGCCACGACAGTCGTGGTCTCACTGCTGGCGGCGGGGCTCACCGCCGTCGCGCCGCCCGCCACCGCATCCCCATCCTGCGCGAATCCGGACTCCCCCGCGATGTTCGCCGCCGCCGATCCGGCCGCCCTCGGCTTCGACACGGCACGACTGCGAGACGCCCTGGACTTCGGAAAAGCCAAGGGCGCCTGGGCGGTTCGCATCTACCGGCACGGATGTCTAGCCGACCGAATCGATTACGACGCCCGAGCCGCCGACAAGCTGCCCACCCCGCTGGCCAGTTCCAGCAAGGGCGTGCTGTCGCTGGCGGTCGGCCGCGCGATCACCCTCGGCCTGTTCGGCCTGGACGACCCCATCGGCCGCTACTTCCCCGAGGCCGACGCCGCGCACGCCGCCCTCACCATCCGGCAGGTGCTCAACCAGACCACCGGACTGAAGTTCACCTGGGCCGGTACCGGGGCGGGCCTGGCCACCGAGCAGGTGCAACAGGTGCTGCATGCGCCGTTCGTCACCGCGCCGGGCACCACCTTCGACTACGCCCAGGCCGTGCTGAACATCCTCGTGGAAACCATCGAACGCACCAGCGGCCAGGACTTCCTGGACTGGGTGCAACCGAACCTGTTCACCCCCTTGGGAATCCCGCGCGATTACTGGGTCTGGCTGACCGACCGCAGCGGAAAGCCGTCCGGCGCAGGCGGTCTGGCCATGCGGCCCGACTCCGACGCCCGGCTCGGCCAGCTCATGCTGCAACACGGCGTCTGGAACGGGCAGCGGCTGATCGACGCGGATTACCTCCGGCAGGCCGTCCAACCCACCGCCGCCAACGGCGGTTACGGATTCCTGTTCTGGCTCAACGCGGGCGACACCTACAAGACCGCGTCGGTGCCCGAACCGAAGGTCTTCGCCCACCCCATGTTCCCCGGCACGCCCCGCGACCTGTACTCGTTCGTCGGAGCCCTGGGCCAATTCATCACCGTCGTCCCGAGCCTGGACCTGGTCGTCGTGCGCACCGGCATCCCCCGGTCCATCGACCCCGGCAATCTCCAGCTCAGCCTGGCCGCCGAAAGCAATCCCGACAACAAGGAACTGCTCCGCCGCATCACCGCCGCGGTCACCGACGCCCCGCCCACGCCCTACGACGACCCCTACCGCTACGGCGACACCTTCGGCCCGGTCATCGGCAACCTCGGCGACCTCATCGAATGGACCGACCCCGCCCTCGTCGCCCAACTACTCCTCGGCTACGGCCCCGAATCCATCCCCGGCTGCGGAATCATCTTCTGCAACAACAGCAATATCGCCGCCGACGCCCTCACCCTGGCCACCCACACCTTCGATCAGGTCGGCCAGGCCATCGCCGCCCTCCCACGATGA